A single Phoenix dactylifera cultivar Barhee BC4 chromosome 1, palm_55x_up_171113_PBpolish2nd_filt_p, whole genome shotgun sequence DNA region contains:
- the LOC103707428 gene encoding uncharacterized protein LOC103707428 isoform X3, producing MQPPGTRNSSTKSASIPAAQAKPPVTQHTLQVVHQHVTRAVSRALAAGRPVAQADPSAIGTANQAGAVAQATSSSCCHFAQKASPTVDDHAVQAAPTGVKHAVQCTRGKRSSASMKRIAESVNEIHKSPSKKIHTGHSKDLCSVLKQDSSTVKFSKDNNKKLTALSSEQQAEQQQPCITDNIKVPGKRSAVSMKCIAKSAKDHDNKLTPLSSEQQLPYITDHINVTGKRSSVNTKWTAKSTTELQESTSKKSKSGRTKNLCSVPKLNASTVASAKHHGNKSMPSSSEQLRQHPFITDHIRGSVTDIFNDPPLELLGERCQLCGIDLAFRPASWSAASYSNDPPVHAVLPCAHTFHSSCLEDIFGPMKPSQTPPCFLCSNSEVQSQ from the exons ATGCAGCCTCCAGGAACACGAAATTCCTCGACCAAGAGCG CTAGTATCCCTGCTGCCCAAGCCAAGCCACCTGTCACGCAACATACTCTCCAAGTTGTTCATCAGCACGTTACTCGAGCTGTTAGTCGTGCTCTTGCGGCTGGTCGTCCAGTTGCCCAAGCTGATCCATCCGCTATTGGAACTGCTAACCAAGCTGGTGCAGTTGCTCAAGCAACTTCATCTAGTTGCTGCCACTTTGCTCAAAAAGCTAGTCCAACGGTTGATGACCATGCTGTGCAGGCAGCTCCAACTGGTGTCAAGCATGCTGTTCAGTGTACCAGAG GTAAAAGAAGTTCAGCGAGCATGAAGCGGATTGCTGAATCTGTTAATGAGATCCATAAATCACCATCCAAGAAAATCCATACTGGACATAGCAAAGACTTATGCAGTGTCCTAAAACAAGATTCTTCCACTGTTAAGTTTTCCAAGGACAATAATAAGAAGTTAACTGCATTATCCTCAGAGCAGCAAGCAGAGCAGCAGCAGCCTTGTATAACAGATAACATCAAAGTTCCAG GTAAAAGAAGTGCAGTGAGCATGAAATGTATTGCTAAATCTGCTAAGGACCATGATAACAAATTAACACCATTGTCCTCAGAGCAGCAGCTGCCTTATATAACAGATCACATAAATGTTACAG GTAAGAGAAGTTCAGTGAACACAAAGTGGACTGCTAAATCTACTACTGAGCTCCAGGAGTCAACATCCAAGAAAAGCAAGTCCGGACGTACCAAAAATTTGTGCAGTGTTCCAAAATTAAATGCTTCAACTGTTGCGTCTGCTAAGCACCATGGTAACAAATCCATGCCATCATCCTCAGAGCAGCTGCGTCAGCATCCTTTTATAACAGACCACATCAGAGGTTCAG TTACAGACATATTCAATGATCCCCCTCTTGAACTTCTTGGAGAGAGGTGCCAGCTATGCGGGATCGATCTAGCATTCAGGCCGGCATCATGGTCCGCTGCATCATATTCCAATGACCCTCCTGTTCATGCGGTTTTGCCATGTGCTCACACTTTTCATAGCAGCTGTCTGGAAGATATTTTTGGTCCCATGAAGCCGTCTCAGACTCCCCCATGCTTTCTTTGTTCAAATTCGGAGGTACAGAGTCAGTAG
- the LOC103707428 gene encoding uncharacterized protein LOC103707428 isoform X1, whose product MQPPGTRNSSTKSASIPAAQAKPPVTQHTLQVVHQHVTRAVSRALAAGRPVAQADPSAIGTANQAGAVAQATSSSCCHFAQKASPTVDDHAVQAAPTGVKHAVQCTRGIPPRVNKTLASTAFTKIAVSVPAQGKRSSASMKRIAESVNEIHKSPSKKIHTGHSKDLCSVLKQDSSTVKFSKDNNKKLTALSSEQQAEQQQPCITDNIKVPGKRSAVSMKCIAKSAKDHDNKLTPLSSEQQLPYITDHINVTGKRSSVNTKWTAKSTTELQESTSKKSKSGRTKNLCSVPKLNASTVASAKHHGNKSMPSSSEQLRQHPFITDHIRGSVTDIFNDPPLELLGERCQLCGIDLAFRPASWSAASYSNDPPVHAVLPCAHTFHSSCLEDIFGPMKPSQTPPCFLCSNSEVQSQ is encoded by the exons ATGCAGCCTCCAGGAACACGAAATTCCTCGACCAAGAGCG CTAGTATCCCTGCTGCCCAAGCCAAGCCACCTGTCACGCAACATACTCTCCAAGTTGTTCATCAGCACGTTACTCGAGCTGTTAGTCGTGCTCTTGCGGCTGGTCGTCCAGTTGCCCAAGCTGATCCATCCGCTATTGGAACTGCTAACCAAGCTGGTGCAGTTGCTCAAGCAACTTCATCTAGTTGCTGCCACTTTGCTCAAAAAGCTAGTCCAACGGTTGATGACCATGCTGTGCAGGCAGCTCCAACTGGTGTCAAGCATGCTGTTCAGTGTACCAGAGGTATTCCCCCTCGAGTTAATAAAACTTTAGCCAGTACAGCATTCACAAAAATTGCTGTTAGTGTTCCTGCCCAAG GTAAAAGAAGTTCAGCGAGCATGAAGCGGATTGCTGAATCTGTTAATGAGATCCATAAATCACCATCCAAGAAAATCCATACTGGACATAGCAAAGACTTATGCAGTGTCCTAAAACAAGATTCTTCCACTGTTAAGTTTTCCAAGGACAATAATAAGAAGTTAACTGCATTATCCTCAGAGCAGCAAGCAGAGCAGCAGCAGCCTTGTATAACAGATAACATCAAAGTTCCAG GTAAAAGAAGTGCAGTGAGCATGAAATGTATTGCTAAATCTGCTAAGGACCATGATAACAAATTAACACCATTGTCCTCAGAGCAGCAGCTGCCTTATATAACAGATCACATAAATGTTACAG GTAAGAGAAGTTCAGTGAACACAAAGTGGACTGCTAAATCTACTACTGAGCTCCAGGAGTCAACATCCAAGAAAAGCAAGTCCGGACGTACCAAAAATTTGTGCAGTGTTCCAAAATTAAATGCTTCAACTGTTGCGTCTGCTAAGCACCATGGTAACAAATCCATGCCATCATCCTCAGAGCAGCTGCGTCAGCATCCTTTTATAACAGACCACATCAGAGGTTCAG TTACAGACATATTCAATGATCCCCCTCTTGAACTTCTTGGAGAGAGGTGCCAGCTATGCGGGATCGATCTAGCATTCAGGCCGGCATCATGGTCCGCTGCATCATATTCCAATGACCCTCCTGTTCATGCGGTTTTGCCATGTGCTCACACTTTTCATAGCAGCTGTCTGGAAGATATTTTTGGTCCCATGAAGCCGTCTCAGACTCCCCCATGCTTTCTTTGTTCAAATTCGGAGGTACAGAGTCAGTAG
- the LOC103707428 gene encoding uncharacterized protein LOC103707428 isoform X2, producing the protein MQPPGTRNSSTKSASIPAAQAKPPVTQHTLQVVHQHVTRAVSRALAAGRPVAQADPSAIGTANQAGAVAQATSSSCCHFAQKASPTVDDHAVQAAPTGVKHAVQCTRGIPPRVNKTLASTAFTKIAVSVPAQGKRSSASMKRIAESVNEIHKSPSKKIHTGHSKDLCSVLKQDSSTVKFSKDNNKKLTALSSEQQAEQQQPCITDNIKVPGKRSAVSMKCIAKSAKDHDNKLTPLSSEQQLPYITDHINVTGKRSSVNTKWTAKSTTELQESTSKKSKSGRTKNLCSVPKLNASTVASAKHHGNKSMPSSSEQLRQHPFITDHIRGSDIFNDPPLELLGERCQLCGIDLAFRPASWSAASYSNDPPVHAVLPCAHTFHSSCLEDIFGPMKPSQTPPCFLCSNSEVQSQ; encoded by the exons ATGCAGCCTCCAGGAACACGAAATTCCTCGACCAAGAGCG CTAGTATCCCTGCTGCCCAAGCCAAGCCACCTGTCACGCAACATACTCTCCAAGTTGTTCATCAGCACGTTACTCGAGCTGTTAGTCGTGCTCTTGCGGCTGGTCGTCCAGTTGCCCAAGCTGATCCATCCGCTATTGGAACTGCTAACCAAGCTGGTGCAGTTGCTCAAGCAACTTCATCTAGTTGCTGCCACTTTGCTCAAAAAGCTAGTCCAACGGTTGATGACCATGCTGTGCAGGCAGCTCCAACTGGTGTCAAGCATGCTGTTCAGTGTACCAGAGGTATTCCCCCTCGAGTTAATAAAACTTTAGCCAGTACAGCATTCACAAAAATTGCTGTTAGTGTTCCTGCCCAAG GTAAAAGAAGTTCAGCGAGCATGAAGCGGATTGCTGAATCTGTTAATGAGATCCATAAATCACCATCCAAGAAAATCCATACTGGACATAGCAAAGACTTATGCAGTGTCCTAAAACAAGATTCTTCCACTGTTAAGTTTTCCAAGGACAATAATAAGAAGTTAACTGCATTATCCTCAGAGCAGCAAGCAGAGCAGCAGCAGCCTTGTATAACAGATAACATCAAAGTTCCAG GTAAAAGAAGTGCAGTGAGCATGAAATGTATTGCTAAATCTGCTAAGGACCATGATAACAAATTAACACCATTGTCCTCAGAGCAGCAGCTGCCTTATATAACAGATCACATAAATGTTACAG GTAAGAGAAGTTCAGTGAACACAAAGTGGACTGCTAAATCTACTACTGAGCTCCAGGAGTCAACATCCAAGAAAAGCAAGTCCGGACGTACCAAAAATTTGTGCAGTGTTCCAAAATTAAATGCTTCAACTGTTGCGTCTGCTAAGCACCATGGTAACAAATCCATGCCATCATCCTCAGAGCAGCTGCGTCAGCATCCTTTTATAACAGACCACATCAGAGGTTCAG ACATATTCAATGATCCCCCTCTTGAACTTCTTGGAGAGAGGTGCCAGCTATGCGGGATCGATCTAGCATTCAGGCCGGCATCATGGTCCGCTGCATCATATTCCAATGACCCTCCTGTTCATGCGGTTTTGCCATGTGCTCACACTTTTCATAGCAGCTGTCTGGAAGATATTTTTGGTCCCATGAAGCCGTCTCAGACTCCCCCATGCTTTCTTTGTTCAAATTCGGAGGTACAGAGTCAGTAG
- the LOC103707429 gene encoding serine carboxypeptidase II-2 isoform X2 produces the protein MGRRGFASFLLPPLVALLFFVFSADVDGGSPFECQERDRVLHLPGQSFNVSFAHYAGYVTVNEDSGRALFYWFFEAVEDPASKPLVLWLNGGPGCSSIAYGLAEEMGPFHVNADGKSLYLNPYSWNQAANILFLDSPVGVGFSYSNNSQDVLSNGDERTAKDSLVFLKKWFERFPQYKGQDFYLTGESYAGHYVPQLAQAIVRSQKLTGEKSINLKGYMVGNALTDDFHDHYGVFQFMWSAGLISDQTYKLLNFICDFQSFVHASSECEKILDVASNELGNIDPYSIFTPSCPGSVTFSKNKLLKRLHSFGRAGEKYDPCTEKHSTVYFNLPEVQKALHVNPAVAPSKWETCSGDTDAVIPVASTRYSVDSLKLPTVTPWHAWYDDGQVGGWTQVYKGLTFVTVRGAGHEVPLHRPKQALVLFKSFLSGSPMPTLSEFDDS, from the exons atggggaggaggggctttgcatcttttcttcttcctcctctcgtcGCCCTTCTTTTCTTCGTCTTCTCGGCGGACGTCGACGGTGGCTCCCCGTTCGAGTGCCAAGAGAGGGACAGGGTGCTCCATTTACCGGGGCAGTCTTTTAACGTGAGCTTCGCTCACTACGCCGGCTATGTGACCGTCAACGAGGACTCTGGGAGGGCTCTCTTCTATTGGTTCTTCGAGGCCGTCGAGGACCCTGCTTCCAAGCCACTTGTTCTTTGGCTCAATGGAG GGCCTGGGTGTTCTTCAATTGCTTATGGACTGGCTGAGGAGATGGGACCTTTTCATGTCAATGCAGATGGCAAGAGCCTTTATTTGAATCCTTATTCTTGGAATCAAG CGGCCAATATCCTGTTTCTTGATTCCCCTGTGGGTGTCGGTTTTTCCTACTCAAACAATTCCCAAGATGTGTTGAGCAATGGAGATGAAAGGACTG CAAAGGATTCCTTAGTATTTTTAAAGAAGTGGTTCGAGCGATTTCCCCAATATAAGGGACAAGATTTTTATCTAACTGGAGAGAGCTATGCAG GACATTATGTTCCGCAGCTGGCTCAAGCAATTGTAAGGTCTCAAAAGTTGACAGGggaaaaatcaattaatctaaaggGATACATG GTGGGAAATGCTTTGACTGATGATTTCCATGATCATTATGGAGTTTTCCAATTCATGTGGTCTGCTGGTTTGATCTCAGATCAGACATACAAGCTGCTGAATTTTATCTGTGACTTCCAATcctttgtgcatgcatcatctgAATGTGAAAAGATTCTTGATGTAGCTTCCAATGAACTGGGAAACATCGATCCATATAGCATCTTCACTCCTTCCTGCCCAGGAAGTGTCACTTTCTCAAAGAATAAATTACTAAAAAGATTGCAT TCATTTGGTCGAGCGGGAGAAAAATATGACCCCTGCACTGAGAAACACTCTACTGTTTATTTTAACTTGCCTGAGGTTCAGAAGGCACTTCATGTTAATCCAGCGGTAGCACCATCTAAGTGGGAAACCTGCAG TGGAGACACGGATGCTGTGATTCCAGTTGCATCCACACGGTATAGTGTTGATTCTCTCAAGCTTCCTACTGTAACTCCGTGGCATGCTTGGTATGATGATGGCCAG GTTGGTGGATGGACCCAAGTGTATAAAGGACTTACGTTTGTGACTGTGAGGGGAGCTGGTCATGAGGTTCCCCTGCATCGTCCTAAACAAGCTCTTGTTCTTTTCAAGTCATTCTTGTCAGGAAGCCCAATGCCTACATTATCCGAGTTTGATGACTCTTAA
- the LOC103707429 gene encoding serine carboxypeptidase II-2 isoform X1 encodes MGRRGFASFLLPPLVALLFFVFSADVDGGSPFECQERDRVLHLPGQSFNVSFAHYAGYVTVNEDSGRALFYWFFEAVEDPASKPLVLWLNGGPGCSSIAYGLAEEMGPFHVNADGKSLYLNPYSWNQAANILFLDSPVGVGFSYSNNSQDVLSNGDERTAKDSLVFLKKWFERFPQYKGQDFYLTGESYAGHYVPQLAQAIVRSQKLTGEKSINLKGYMVGNALTDDFHDHYGVFQFMWSAGLISDQTYKLLNFICDFQSFVHASSECEKILDVASNELGNIDPYSIFTPSCPGSVTFSKNKLLKRLHSFGRAGEKYDPCTEKHSTVYFNLPEVQKALHVNPAVAPSKWETCSDIVNENWKDCPRSVLHIYHELIQYGLRIWMFSGDTDAVIPVASTRYSVDSLKLPTVTPWHAWYDDGQVGGWTQVYKGLTFVTVRGAGHEVPLHRPKQALVLFKSFLSGSPMPTLSEFDDS; translated from the exons atggggaggaggggctttgcatcttttcttcttcctcctctcgtcGCCCTTCTTTTCTTCGTCTTCTCGGCGGACGTCGACGGTGGCTCCCCGTTCGAGTGCCAAGAGAGGGACAGGGTGCTCCATTTACCGGGGCAGTCTTTTAACGTGAGCTTCGCTCACTACGCCGGCTATGTGACCGTCAACGAGGACTCTGGGAGGGCTCTCTTCTATTGGTTCTTCGAGGCCGTCGAGGACCCTGCTTCCAAGCCACTTGTTCTTTGGCTCAATGGAG GGCCTGGGTGTTCTTCAATTGCTTATGGACTGGCTGAGGAGATGGGACCTTTTCATGTCAATGCAGATGGCAAGAGCCTTTATTTGAATCCTTATTCTTGGAATCAAG CGGCCAATATCCTGTTTCTTGATTCCCCTGTGGGTGTCGGTTTTTCCTACTCAAACAATTCCCAAGATGTGTTGAGCAATGGAGATGAAAGGACTG CAAAGGATTCCTTAGTATTTTTAAAGAAGTGGTTCGAGCGATTTCCCCAATATAAGGGACAAGATTTTTATCTAACTGGAGAGAGCTATGCAG GACATTATGTTCCGCAGCTGGCTCAAGCAATTGTAAGGTCTCAAAAGTTGACAGGggaaaaatcaattaatctaaaggGATACATG GTGGGAAATGCTTTGACTGATGATTTCCATGATCATTATGGAGTTTTCCAATTCATGTGGTCTGCTGGTTTGATCTCAGATCAGACATACAAGCTGCTGAATTTTATCTGTGACTTCCAATcctttgtgcatgcatcatctgAATGTGAAAAGATTCTTGATGTAGCTTCCAATGAACTGGGAAACATCGATCCATATAGCATCTTCACTCCTTCCTGCCCAGGAAGTGTCACTTTCTCAAAGAATAAATTACTAAAAAGATTGCAT TCATTTGGTCGAGCGGGAGAAAAATATGACCCCTGCACTGAGAAACACTCTACTGTTTATTTTAACTTGCCTGAGGTTCAGAAGGCACTTCATGTTAATCCAGCGGTAGCACCATCTAAGTGGGAAACCTGCAG TGACATTGTTAATGAAAATTGGAAAGACTGTCCTAGGTCCGTGCTACACATCTACCATGAGCTTATACAATATGGGCTTCGCATTTGGATGTTCAG TGGAGACACGGATGCTGTGATTCCAGTTGCATCCACACGGTATAGTGTTGATTCTCTCAAGCTTCCTACTGTAACTCCGTGGCATGCTTGGTATGATGATGGCCAG GTTGGTGGATGGACCCAAGTGTATAAAGGACTTACGTTTGTGACTGTGAGGGGAGCTGGTCATGAGGTTCCCCTGCATCGTCCTAAACAAGCTCTTGTTCTTTTCAAGTCATTCTTGTCAGGAAGCCCAATGCCTACATTATCCGAGTTTGATGACTCTTAA